A part of Primulina huaijiensis isolate GDHJ02 unplaced genomic scaffold, ASM1229523v2 scaffold207610, whole genome shotgun sequence genomic DNA contains:
- the LOC140966666 gene encoding large ribosomal subunit protein eL15-like, giving the protein GYVIYRVRVRRGGRKRPVPKGIVYGKPTNQGVTQLKFQRSKRSVAEERAGRKLGGLRVLNSYWINEDSTYKYFEVILIDPAHTTIRKDPRINWICNPVHKHRELRGLTSAGKKFRGLRGKGHLHHKARPSRRATWKRNQTLSLRRYR; this is encoded by the exons GGTTATGTGATCTACCGTGTTCGTGTTAGACGCGGTGGAAGGAAGAGGCCAGTGCCCAAAGGTATTGTCTATGGTAAGCCCACTAACCAGGGTGTCACTCAACTGAAATTCCAGCGCAGCAAGCGGTCTGTTGCGGAGGAGAGGGCGGGGAGGAAACTGGGTGGCCTGAGGGTTCTGAATTCGTATTGGATCAATGAG GATTCAACATACAAGTACTTTGAAGTTATTCTGATTGATCCAGCCCATACGACAATCCGGAAAGACCCAAGAATCAATTGGATCTGCAATCCTGTCCACAAACACAGGGAACTTCGGGGGCTTACATCTGCTGGAAAGAAGTTCAGGGGTCTCCGAGGAAAAGGCCATCTGCATCACAAAGCTCGTCCTTCGAGAAGAGCTACCTGGAAGAGGAACCAGACTCTGTCTCTACGCCGGTATCGTTGA